One part of the bacterium genome encodes these proteins:
- a CDS encoding DUF5009 domain-containing protein, whose amino-acid sequence VVIGMNPITIYVISRVINFGDIADVFVHGFIDNLGSFRPFFQACCVLGVKWLFLYFLYRRKNFLKA is encoded by the coding sequence GTAGTGATAGGAATGAATCCGATCACAATCTATGTTATCTCACGGGTGATCAATTTCGGAGATATCGCCGATGTATTCGTGCACGGTTTCATCGATAACCTGGGAAGCTTCCGGCCATTCTTCCAGGCATGCTGCGTACTGGGGGTAAAATGGCTTTTCCTCTATTTCCTCTACCGCCGGAAAAACTTCCTGAAAGCCTGA